Genomic segment of Staphylococcus muscae:
GTTAGGATGTTAAGTTTAACAAGGTTTTCTGCTTGTGCCACTGCGAGTTCTTTGTCGATGTTTAGTTTAATGTTTGGCAATGTCAATCGAACGGGTTTTTGTTGCAATGTGTCGAATGTGATATCGAGTGTTTTACTGTTCATAAAAAGAATCTCCTTTACATTGAAATAATTGATGTCTTTACAACTTCAACTTGGTCATAATGTTCTCCAGTTAAAGTTTCAATAATTGTGGCAAAACGGCGTAAATCATCATTCG
This window contains:
- a CDS encoding DUF2922 domain-containing protein — translated: MNSKTLDITFDTLQQKPVRLTLPNIKLNIDKELAVAQAENLVKLNILTTPALQVTHAKTAQLIDKTITILF